A window of the Burkholderia sp. 9120 genome harbors these coding sequences:
- a CDS encoding lipoprotein — MTQPLNTDDERAPNERPVAVVASRHLNVTTPAGSGTVPVFTNGDWLAPTRDVRRAVILIHGRLRNGDTYFDLAQRACELAGGSADDTLLIVPQFLASADVEAHAVPPSTLHWDWIGWMGGDNAVGPAPLSSFDVLDAILHTLAAREQFASLTEVVIAGHSGGGQVVQRYAVVARGDAPLTARGIALRYVVANPSSYVYFDAMRPGASGEFATFDATACPSFNRWKYGLEDLPAYANGEGDEGDAAALLEARYAQRDVTVLLGGADCDPQHPALDRSCAALTQGEHRLGRGLAYARYMASRHPQGLATHRTLVIDGVGHDAKGIFASPQGRAALFGDGA; from the coding sequence ATGACCCAGCCTTTAAACACGGACGACGAACGCGCGCCGAATGAACGCCCGGTCGCGGTGGTGGCGAGCCGCCATCTGAACGTCACGACGCCGGCCGGCAGCGGCACGGTGCCGGTCTTCACGAACGGCGACTGGCTTGCGCCGACGCGCGATGTGCGGCGCGCGGTGATTCTGATTCACGGACGTTTGCGCAACGGCGATACGTACTTCGATCTGGCGCAGCGCGCCTGCGAACTGGCCGGCGGCAGCGCGGACGACACGCTGCTGATCGTGCCGCAGTTTCTCGCCAGCGCCGACGTGGAGGCGCATGCCGTGCCGCCTTCCACGTTGCATTGGGACTGGATCGGCTGGATGGGCGGCGACAACGCAGTGGGGCCGGCACCGCTCAGTTCGTTCGATGTGCTCGACGCCATTCTGCACACGCTCGCCGCGCGCGAGCAGTTTGCGTCGCTGACCGAGGTGGTGATCGCGGGGCATTCGGGCGGCGGCCAGGTCGTGCAACGTTACGCGGTGGTCGCGCGCGGCGATGCGCCGCTCACGGCGCGTGGCATTGCGCTGCGCTATGTGGTGGCGAATCCTTCGTCGTATGTGTATTTCGATGCGATGCGGCCGGGGGCGTCGGGAGAGTTCGCGACGTTCGATGCGACGGCGTGCCCGTCGTTTAATCGCTGGAAGTATGGGCTTGAGGATTTGCCCGCGTATGCAAATGGAGAGGGCGATGAGGGGGACGCGGCGGCGCTTCTCGAAGCGCGTTATGCGCAGCGTGATGTGACGGTGCTGCTGGGCGGCGCGGATTGCGATCCGCAGCATCCGGCGCTCGATCGGTCCTGTGCGGCGTTGACGCAAGGGGAGCACCGGTTGGGGCGTGGACTCGCTTACGCGCGGTATATGGCGTCGCGGCATCCGCAAGGGTTGGCGACGCATCGCACGTTGGTGATCGACGGCGTCGGGCATGACGCCAAGGGAATTTTTGCGTCGCCGCAAGGGCGCGCGGCGTTGTTCGGTGACGGAGCGTGA
- a CDS encoding CbtA family protein produces the protein MVGKLLVRGMLAGIAAGLLTFSFAKVVGEPQVDQAISFEEKADAAKGEAPEPEIVSRETQAGLGLLTGVVTYGAAIGGLFSLVFAFAYGRVGVVSARALSAWLALGAFITIVIVPNIKYPANPPSVGDPETIGARTGLFFLMIAISLAAMVFSLKVRRRLAVQLGAWNGSIVAAVVFVVIIAAVQLSMPVINEVPAAFPAVLLWKFRVAAIGMQVIMWTTIGLLFGALVERSAFVRPIGRAAV, from the coding sequence ATGGTCGGTAAATTGTTGGTGCGCGGGATGCTTGCAGGCATCGCCGCGGGATTACTCACGTTCAGCTTCGCCAAAGTGGTGGGCGAGCCGCAGGTCGATCAGGCGATTTCCTTCGAAGAAAAAGCCGATGCCGCGAAGGGCGAAGCCCCTGAGCCGGAAATCGTCAGCCGTGAGACGCAGGCGGGCCTGGGTTTGCTGACGGGCGTGGTGACGTATGGCGCGGCGATTGGCGGGTTGTTTTCGCTGGTGTTTGCGTTCGCTTATGGGCGTGTCGGCGTGGTGAGCGCGCGGGCGTTGTCCGCATGGCTCGCACTCGGCGCGTTCATTACGATTGTGATCGTGCCGAATATCAAGTACCCGGCGAATCCGCCGTCGGTCGGCGATCCTGAAACGATCGGCGCGCGGACCGGGTTGTTCTTTTTGATGATCGCGATTTCGCTGGCGGCGATGGTGTTTTCGTTGAAGGTGCGGCGTCGGTTGGCCGTGCAACTCGGCGCGTGGAATGGCTCGATCGTGGCGGCCGTGGTGTTCGTCGTGATTATTGCCGCTGTGCAGCTTTCCATGCCGGTGATCAATGAAGTGCCGGCGGCTTTCCCGGCGGTGCTGCTGTGGAAGTTCCGCGTTGCCGCGATCGGGATGCAGGTCATTATGTGGACCACGATTGGGCTGCTGTTCGGCGCATTGGTCGAACGGAGTGCGTTTGTGCGGCCGATTGGGCGGGCGGCGGTTTAG
- a CDS encoding LysR family transcriptional regulator: MELRHLRYFLAVAEEGQFTRAAERLAMQQPPLSQQIRALEEEIGFELFVRMPRGVTLTPAGQAFADDAQRLLHDLQQSVEKANRIARGELGTISIGLTSSAAFHPFTTEAIRAFRAVCPEVAVELAELNAAEIIERLAAGQIQAAFLRKPVDAREGVAFQLLLDEPMVVVLPAGHPLLKGAGKKRPQVSLKALAQEDFILVRRPGAPGMYADILAACRQAGFVPRIAREVPRMVSGINLVAAGLGVTLVPASMQRYDQVGTVYCTLANPSRLSAPLHLAYPAALQNSAATRFIELVMARAQK, translated from the coding sequence ATGGAACTGCGTCATCTGCGCTACTTTCTGGCAGTCGCCGAAGAAGGCCAATTCACGCGTGCCGCCGAACGGCTGGCCATGCAGCAGCCGCCGCTATCGCAGCAGATTCGCGCGCTGGAAGAAGAGATCGGCTTCGAGCTGTTCGTGCGTATGCCGCGCGGCGTCACGCTGACACCGGCGGGTCAGGCCTTTGCGGACGACGCGCAACGCCTGCTGCACGACCTTCAGCAGTCGGTGGAGAAAGCGAACCGGATTGCGCGCGGCGAACTCGGCACGATTTCGATCGGGCTGACCAGCTCGGCCGCGTTTCATCCGTTCACGACCGAGGCGATCCGCGCGTTCCGGGCGGTCTGCCCGGAGGTGGCCGTGGAACTGGCTGAGCTCAACGCGGCGGAAATCATCGAACGTCTGGCCGCAGGTCAGATTCAGGCCGCGTTTCTCCGCAAGCCGGTCGACGCGCGCGAGGGCGTGGCGTTCCAACTCCTGCTCGATGAGCCGATGGTCGTGGTATTGCCGGCCGGGCATCCGCTGCTGAAAGGCGCGGGCAAGAAGCGTCCACAGGTGTCGTTGAAAGCGCTGGCTCAGGAAGACTTCATCCTGGTCCGCCGACCGGGCGCACCCGGCATGTATGCCGACATCCTCGCCGCATGCCGGCAAGCCGGCTTCGTGCCGCGAATCGCGCGCGAAGTGCCGCGCATGGTGTCCGGCATCAACCTCGTCGCGGCGGGTTTGGGCGTGACGCTGGTACCCGCGTCGATGCAGCGCTACGACCAGGTGGGCACCGTGTATTGCACGCTCGCCAATCCATCAAGACTGAGTGCGCCCCTGCATCTGGCCTACCCGGCGGCGCTGCAGAACAGCGCGGCGACGCGCTTCATTGAGTTAGTCATGGCGCGCGCACAAAAGTAG
- a CDS encoding histidine phosphatase family protein: MDIRLLLISHASTAAMRAGRFPAADSLAPLDPRGLAEIQAARASLPIPDDAAAFVSPASCARETALALGLTATVDAHLADMNYGNWHGRRLADLMTEAPQALAAWTRDPDAAPHGGESFSQLVKQTGEWLEALNEQASPASQANETRNVVAVTHAPVLRASIISVLGAAPAVFPQIEIAPLSVIELRYSRRGWTWWPASR, translated from the coding sequence ATGGACATTCGGCTATTACTGATTAGCCACGCCTCGACCGCCGCGATGCGTGCAGGCCGCTTTCCCGCCGCCGACTCACTTGCTCCACTCGACCCACGCGGTCTCGCCGAAATCCAGGCCGCGCGAGCGTCTCTGCCGATCCCCGACGATGCCGCTGCCTTCGTCAGCCCCGCCTCCTGTGCGCGCGAAACGGCTTTGGCCTTGGGCCTGACGGCGACGGTCGACGCGCATCTGGCGGACATGAACTACGGCAATTGGCACGGTCGGCGCCTCGCCGATCTCATGACCGAAGCGCCGCAAGCACTCGCCGCCTGGACCCGCGACCCGGACGCCGCGCCGCACGGGGGCGAGTCGTTCAGCCAACTCGTGAAGCAAACCGGGGAATGGCTGGAAGCGTTGAATGAACAGGCAAGCCCCGCATCCCAGGCGAACGAGACACGCAACGTGGTCGCCGTCACGCATGCGCCGGTGCTGCGGGCATCGATCATATCTGTGCTCGGCGCTGCGCCCGCGGTGTTTCCACAGATCGAGATCGCGCCGCTTTCGGTGATCGAATTGCGCTACTCGCGACGTGGCTGGACCTGGTGGCCGGCGTCGCGCTAG
- a CDS encoding MFS transporter, producing the protein MSEAAFNRPDDAMAGADPSSALSPAMVRRAIFASVLGNGLEWFDFLIYGYFAKIIAQVFFPGGSGFVSIMLTLATFAVGFIVRPIGGILLGIYADRAGRRKALSLLIISMAASTLLMGLTPSYARIGIAAPLLVVLARLLQGLSVGGQFATASAMLVEYAPPHKKMFYGSFNMSAQAFALLLSSGVGYLLTTQLTHEQLVAWGWRLPFLFGALAGPFGFYIRHRVAESPEFEQLLEHQERPPRVTIRQFFRDNGDAAICAMGVIIVGAATNYVWHSYLSVYVERQLHLPLSTALLGAFVSGALNLFLFPLSGKLADRYGAYRLFYPIVIAWMVCVYPLYHFVVTNPTPGHLFIAQMVATVFLAAMSGAHPGMLATLFPVRSRSAGVALSYNIAVTLFGGMAPLTITGLTRVTGSSLTPAFYLIFAGFVSLAMVYFTRAGRAHGSLAARAATH; encoded by the coding sequence ATGAGCGAGGCAGCCTTCAATCGGCCTGACGACGCAATGGCCGGCGCCGACCCTTCGAGCGCGCTGAGCCCGGCCATGGTGCGGCGCGCGATCTTCGCGTCCGTGCTCGGCAACGGCCTCGAATGGTTCGACTTTCTGATCTACGGCTACTTCGCGAAGATCATCGCGCAAGTGTTCTTTCCGGGCGGCAGCGGGTTCGTGTCGATCATGCTGACGCTCGCCACGTTCGCCGTGGGCTTCATCGTGCGGCCGATCGGCGGCATTCTGCTGGGCATCTACGCGGACCGGGCGGGGCGTCGCAAGGCACTCTCGCTGCTGATCATTTCGATGGCGGCCAGCACGCTGCTGATGGGACTCACGCCGAGCTATGCGCGGATCGGCATCGCGGCGCCGCTGCTGGTGGTGCTTGCGCGTTTGCTGCAAGGGCTCTCGGTGGGCGGGCAGTTCGCGACCGCGTCGGCGATGCTGGTGGAGTATGCGCCGCCGCACAAGAAGATGTTCTATGGCAGCTTCAACATGTCGGCGCAGGCGTTTGCGTTGCTGTTGTCGTCCGGTGTCGGCTATCTGCTGACCACGCAGTTGACGCACGAACAACTGGTGGCGTGGGGTTGGCGTCTGCCGTTTCTGTTCGGCGCATTGGCTGGTCCGTTCGGCTTTTATATCCGGCATCGCGTGGCCGAGTCGCCTGAGTTCGAGCAGTTGCTCGAACATCAGGAGAGGCCGCCGCGCGTCACGATCCGGCAGTTCTTCCGCGATAACGGCGATGCGGCGATCTGCGCGATGGGCGTGATCATCGTCGGGGCGGCGACGAATTACGTGTGGCACTCGTATCTGTCGGTGTATGTCGAGCGGCAATTGCATTTGCCGCTGTCTACCGCGTTGCTCGGGGCGTTCGTGTCGGGCGCGTTGAATCTGTTTCTGTTTCCGCTGTCGGGCAAGCTCGCCGATCGTTACGGCGCGTACCGCTTGTTCTATCCGATCGTGATTGCGTGGATGGTGTGCGTGTATCCGCTCTATCACTTCGTCGTAACCAACCCGACGCCGGGGCATCTGTTCATCGCGCAGATGGTCGCCACGGTGTTTCTCGCGGCGATGTCCGGCGCGCATCCGGGCATGCTCGCGACGCTTTTCCCGGTGCGTAGCCGTTCGGCTGGCGTGGCGCTGTCGTACAACATTGCAGTGACGCTGTTCGGCGGCATGGCGCCGTTGACGATCACCGGTTTGACGCGCGTCACGGGCAGCAGTCTCACACCGGCGTTCTACCTGATTTTTGCCGGTTTCGTGTCGCTGGCGATGGTGTATTTCACGCGCGCCGGGCGAGCGCACGGCAGCTTGGCGGCGAGGGCCGCCACTCATTAG
- a CDS encoding CbtB domain-containing protein, whose amino-acid sequence MTEAVLNSGNPAVAQPTPIPLRELLPWIVFGGLLLLLAIYFVGAEEGATSLVPGMYVHEFVHDGRHLLGFPCH is encoded by the coding sequence ATGACTGAAGCTGTTCTCAATTCCGGCAATCCGGCTGTTGCTCAGCCCACGCCGATTCCCTTGCGCGAGTTGCTGCCGTGGATCGTATTCGGCGGTTTGCTGTTGCTGCTCGCTATTTACTTCGTTGGTGCGGAAGAGGGTGCCACCTCGCTGGTGCCCGGCATGTACGTGCATGAGTTCGTGCACGACGGCCGCCATCTGCTCGGCTTTCCTTGCCACTAA
- a CDS encoding MarR family transcriptional regulator produces the protein MSNLDKLRRTVSSTLVVAARKWRRTSHGVLAAFNVSEACATPLLTASRLGAAVRQVTLADHIGIEGPSLVRLLDQLCAAGLMRRDEDPEDRRAKTVVLTEEGRAVTAKMEEELVTLRAQALKGVSRSDLEATLRVLAAFTSDAAERADQTTAGKSPKRKASSVAAHDAGDPA, from the coding sequence ATGTCGAATCTCGATAAATTGCGCCGCACCGTTAGCAGCACCCTGGTCGTGGCCGCCAGAAAATGGCGGCGCACGAGTCATGGAGTACTCGCGGCCTTCAACGTGTCCGAGGCGTGCGCCACACCGCTGCTCACCGCCAGCCGGCTCGGCGCGGCGGTGCGTCAGGTCACGCTGGCCGATCACATCGGTATAGAAGGTCCGTCGCTCGTGCGGTTGCTCGATCAATTGTGCGCGGCAGGCCTGATGCGCCGTGACGAGGATCCCGAAGACCGCCGTGCGAAAACCGTGGTGCTGACCGAAGAAGGCCGCGCGGTCACCGCGAAAATGGAAGAGGAACTCGTCACGTTGCGCGCGCAAGCATTGAAAGGCGTGTCGCGCAGCGATCTGGAGGCGACCTTGCGCGTGCTTGCAGCGTTTACATCAGACGCGGCCGAACGGGCGGATCAAACGACTGCCGGCAAATCCCCCAAACGCAAAGCATCCTCCGTAGCGGCGCACGACGCCGGCGATCCGGCATAA
- a CDS encoding response regulator: MEQRVLILAPFGRDADVIAEVLHKDQRQCIAFRNADALTEALEAGAGSALIAEEALADHHASRLFDWLKQQPAWSDFPFILLAASRVGHRSARGLEVLEQLGNVVVLERPLNSETLRRAVASSLRARARQYESRRHLAERIEAQNALVQLNDSLESRIAERTHELASANNRLMTEIHERAKVQAVLVQSQKMEALGQLTGGIAHDFNNLLNVIMVNAELIARVSADERIRGMAATVKRATERGAKLTGQLLTFSRNSNLDLKAVDVVALLQGMRDIITVSLGSSIRYANEIEGEEMWTEADANQLELAILNLAINARDAMPGGGQLSIHVRQRTAPDETLAAGRYVVLEVIDTGSGVPADVVSRVFDPFFTTKPIGKGTGLGLSQVYGIARQAGGTARLFSEEGAGTTVEIWLPLRERVAPQNEAASDVEENAVGEKRVLVVEDDSEVRAMLVESLRMLGYTVTEAADGRAGLNRLKEDKPDLLMVDFAMPGMNGIDVIAEARKMREDLPVILATGYADVDISGLAVKRCTILRKPFQLDDLARTVRLGLAA; encoded by the coding sequence ATGGAGCAACGCGTCCTTATCCTGGCGCCGTTCGGCCGCGACGCCGATGTGATTGCCGAAGTGCTGCACAAAGACCAACGCCAGTGCATCGCTTTTCGCAACGCGGACGCGCTGACCGAAGCGCTGGAGGCCGGCGCGGGCAGCGCGCTGATCGCCGAAGAAGCGCTGGCGGATCACCATGCATCGCGTTTATTCGACTGGCTCAAGCAGCAGCCCGCCTGGTCCGATTTCCCGTTTATCCTGCTCGCCGCGTCGCGGGTCGGACACCGGTCCGCGCGCGGACTTGAAGTGCTGGAACAACTCGGCAATGTGGTGGTGCTCGAACGTCCGCTGAATTCGGAGACACTGCGGCGCGCGGTGGCGTCGTCGCTGCGGGCGCGGGCCCGGCAGTACGAATCGCGCCGCCATCTGGCCGAACGGATCGAGGCGCAGAACGCGCTGGTGCAGTTGAACGATTCGCTGGAAAGCCGGATTGCCGAACGCACGCACGAACTCGCCTCCGCCAACAACCGGCTGATGACGGAGATTCACGAGCGCGCCAAGGTGCAGGCGGTGCTGGTGCAATCGCAGAAGATGGAAGCGCTCGGGCAACTCACCGGCGGCATTGCGCACGACTTCAACAATCTGCTGAACGTGATCATGGTCAACGCGGAACTGATCGCGCGGGTCAGTGCCGACGAACGCATTCGCGGCATGGCGGCCACGGTCAAACGCGCGACCGAACGCGGCGCGAAACTGACCGGGCAGTTGCTGACTTTCTCGCGCAACAGCAACCTCGATCTCAAAGCCGTGGACGTGGTCGCGTTGCTGCAAGGCATGCGCGACATCATCACGGTCTCGCTCGGCTCCAGCATCCGCTACGCCAACGAGATTGAAGGCGAAGAGATGTGGACCGAGGCCGACGCCAATCAACTCGAACTCGCTATTCTCAATCTCGCAATCAACGCGCGCGACGCGATGCCGGGCGGCGGTCAGCTCAGCATTCACGTCAGACAGCGCACCGCGCCCGATGAAACCCTCGCGGCCGGCCGTTACGTGGTGCTCGAAGTGATCGACACCGGTTCGGGCGTACCCGCCGACGTGGTCTCGCGCGTGTTCGATCCGTTCTTCACCACCAAGCCGATCGGCAAGGGCACCGGCCTCGGCTTGAGCCAGGTCTACGGTATCGCGAGGCAGGCGGGCGGCACGGCGCGCCTGTTCAGCGAGGAAGGCGCCGGCACCACCGTGGAGATCTGGCTGCCGTTGCGCGAACGCGTGGCGCCGCAAAACGAAGCGGCTTCCGACGTCGAAGAAAATGCCGTCGGCGAAAAACGGGTGTTGGTGGTGGAAGACGACAGCGAAGTGCGCGCCATGCTGGTCGAGTCGCTGCGCATGCTCGGCTACACCGTCACCGAAGCCGCGGACGGTCGCGCCGGATTGAATCGTCTGAAGGAGGATAAACCGGACCTGCTGATGGTCGACTTCGCGATGCCGGGTATGAACGGCATCGACGTGATCGCGGAGGCGCGCAAGATGCGCGAAGACTTGCCGGTGATCCTCGCCACCGGTTACGCGGATGTGGATATTTCCGGGCTGGCGGTGAAACGTTGCACGATTCTGCGCAAGCCCTTTCAACTGGACGATCTGGCGCGCACGGTACGGCTCGGGCTGGCGGCGTAA
- a CDS encoding ATPase domain-containing protein, protein MSNKLAANQKDRLSSGIEGIDDILGGGLTPHRMYLVEGAPGTGKTTLALQFLLEGVKQGQVGLYITLSETRDELISVAQSHGWDLSQFAILELLSDEGLDPQYEQTVLHPAEVELGETVRSVIQQVDELKPARIVLDSLSELRLLSQNSLRYRRQILALKRYFATRECTVLLLDDNATDPGDVQLHSIAHGVITLDNLVHDYGSNRRRMRIAKMRGIKFREGYHDFTLDTGGIQVYPRLVAAEHHADFLTDVLSTGTSGLDALLGGGLIPGTNALMIGPSGVGKTTTVVSCLIAALERGQRCVYYVFDETLTTLIVRCTSLGMYLAPHVESGLLTLRQIDPAEISPGEFASDVRNSVENKGVKYVAIDSLNAYLQAMPGERYLLLQMHELLGYLNQQGVVTMLVLGQHGIIGEVQSDIDISYLSDVVVLFRYFEHHGEVLTAVTAVKSRANAHERSIRQFRLSSRGVEVGEALRDFEGVLSGLPSYRGGTALLGATPNVIDSSR, encoded by the coding sequence ATGTCAAACAAACTCGCCGCCAATCAGAAGGACCGCCTTTCCTCAGGTATCGAAGGCATCGACGACATCCTCGGAGGCGGTCTTACGCCTCATCGCATGTACCTCGTGGAGGGCGCGCCGGGTACAGGTAAAACTACCCTGGCGTTGCAATTCTTACTTGAGGGTGTGAAACAAGGGCAAGTCGGGCTCTACATCACGCTGTCCGAAACCCGCGACGAGTTGATCTCGGTCGCCCAGAGCCACGGCTGGGACCTCAGCCAATTTGCGATTCTCGAACTGCTCTCCGACGAAGGCCTCGACCCGCAGTACGAACAGACCGTGCTGCACCCGGCCGAAGTCGAACTGGGCGAGACCGTGCGCAGCGTCATCCAGCAGGTCGACGAACTCAAACCCGCGCGCATCGTGCTGGACAGTCTGTCGGAATTGCGACTGTTGTCGCAGAACTCATTGCGCTACCGGCGGCAGATTCTGGCGCTCAAGCGCTATTTCGCGACCCGCGAGTGCACGGTGCTGCTGCTCGACGACAATGCGACCGATCCCGGCGACGTGCAACTGCACAGCATCGCCCACGGCGTCATCACGCTCGACAACCTCGTGCACGACTACGGCAGCAACCGCCGGCGCATGCGCATCGCCAAGATGCGCGGCATCAAGTTCCGCGAGGGCTATCACGACTTCACGCTCGACACGGGCGGCATTCAGGTATATCCGCGGCTGGTTGCCGCCGAACATCACGCGGATTTCCTCACCGACGTGCTCAGCACCGGCACCTCCGGTCTCGACGCGTTGCTCGGCGGCGGCCTGATTCCGGGCACCAACGCGCTGATGATCGGCCCCTCGGGCGTGGGCAAAACCACAACGGTGGTGTCGTGCCTGATCGCCGCGTTGGAGCGGGGTCAACGTTGCGTCTATTACGTGTTCGACGAAACGCTGACTACGCTGATCGTTCGTTGCACGTCGCTCGGCATGTACCTCGCGCCGCACGTGGAAAGCGGCCTGCTGACGCTGCGCCAGATCGATCCGGCGGAAATCTCGCCGGGCGAGTTCGCGAGCGACGTGCGCAACTCGGTGGAAAACAAGGGCGTCAAATACGTCGCGATCGACAGTTTGAACGCCTATTTGCAGGCCATGCCCGGCGAGCGCTATCTGCTGCTGCAAATGCACGAGCTGCTCGGCTATCTGAATCAGCAGGGCGTCGTCACGATGCTGGTGCTGGGGCAGCACGGCATCATCGGCGAAGTGCAGAGCGATATCGACATTAGCTATCTCAGCGACGTGGTCGTGCTGTTCCGCTATTTCGAACACCACGGCGAAGTGCTGACCGCGGTGACCGCCGTGAAGAGCCGCGCCAACGCGCACGAACGCTCGATCCGTCAATTCCGGCTCAGCAGTCGCGGCGTGGAAGTGGGCGAGGCGCTGCGCGACTTCGAAGGCGTGCTGTCCGGCCTGCCGTCGTATCGCGGCGGTACGGCGCTACTCGGCGCCACGCCCAACGTCATCGACTCGTCGAGGTAG
- a CDS encoding porin: protein MKKQYAVAALAMAGCAGAHAQASVTLYGLIDTNLEFLNHASGGSLVRENSGGLSNSRFGFRGTEDLGGGNKAFFILEAGFNGNDGTNATAGVLFNRTAAVGVANDAYGALSAGLQYTAMYDTLIKYDPMVFGQQYTWMPTTGSADSFSFKARVNNSVKYVGHFGGLTATGVYSFGGTADSFQSSAAYGGALDYDSGSFAAALAYDYRNGAINSTGMWTKSRNWSASAREQIGDLTVLGGYEHYLYNPTKGPTVSSALWFGGVRYLIGPQFRVTVAEYYQSNKAANVSNSLMSVLGADYILSKRTDVYATVAYAASTRYANDKYTPVGLTSDTAFGPNQTGVTLGIRHRF, encoded by the coding sequence GTGAAAAAACAATATGCAGTGGCCGCGTTGGCCATGGCGGGTTGCGCGGGTGCGCATGCCCAGGCCTCGGTTACGTTGTACGGCCTGATCGACACCAACCTCGAATTTCTCAACCATGCGAGCGGCGGCTCGCTGGTGCGTGAGAATTCCGGCGGCCTGAGCAATTCGCGCTTCGGCTTTCGCGGCACGGAAGATCTCGGCGGCGGCAACAAGGCGTTCTTTATTCTCGAAGCCGGATTCAACGGTAACGACGGCACCAACGCGACCGCCGGTGTGCTGTTCAATCGCACCGCGGCGGTGGGGGTCGCGAACGACGCTTATGGCGCGTTGTCGGCGGGCTTGCAGTACACCGCGATGTACGACACGCTGATCAAGTACGACCCGATGGTGTTCGGCCAGCAGTACACGTGGATGCCCACCACCGGTTCCGCGGACAGCTTTTCGTTCAAGGCGCGCGTGAACAATTCGGTCAAGTACGTGGGCCACTTCGGCGGTTTGACGGCGACGGGGGTGTACAGCTTCGGCGGCACGGCGGATTCGTTTCAGAGCAGTGCGGCCTACGGCGGCGCGCTCGACTACGATAGCGGCAGCTTCGCCGCGGCACTCGCCTACGACTACCGCAATGGCGCGATCAATTCCACCGGCATGTGGACCAAATCGCGCAACTGGAGCGCGTCGGCGCGTGAACAGATCGGCGACCTTACCGTGTTGGGCGGCTATGAGCACTATCTGTACAACCCGACCAAGGGCCCGACGGTGTCGTCGGCATTGTGGTTCGGCGGGGTGCGCTATCTGATCGGGCCGCAATTCCGCGTGACGGTTGCCGAGTATTACCAGAGCAACAAGGCGGCCAACGTGTCGAACTCGTTGATGAGCGTGCTGGGTGCGGACTATATTCTGTCGAAGCGAACCGATGTGTACGCAACCGTCGCCTACGCCGCGTCCACACGCTACGCCAACGATAAATACACGCCGGTCGGTTTGACGAGCGACACCGCATTCGGTCCGAATCAGACCGGCGTGACGCTCGGTATTCGCCACCGGTTCTGA